AAAATCGGACTTGCATTGGATGGAAAAATTGCCGAACGCACAAAATTTGACCGTAAAAATTATTTTTATCCCGATTTACCGAAGGGCTACCAGATTTCGCAATATGACCAACCGATTGTTTCCGGTGGAAATTTGCTCGGCGTTCGTATTACGCGCGTGCATCTTGAAGAAGACGCGGGACGGCTTCTTCATAGCGAGGGAGGTCCTGAATCAAGTTCAGGACGACCAGCTTCGCTGGTCGACTATAACCGCGCCGGTTTGCCGCTGATGGAGCTCGTCACCGAACCGGATATTACCAACGCAAAGCAGGCAAGCGAGTTCGCGAAAGAATTGCAACGCATCCTGCGGTACTTGGACGCCTCGGACGCGGATATGGAAAAAGGACAAATGCGTGTGGAGGCGAACATCTCCATTCGCCCGAACGGCACGGAGAAGCTCGGTACAAAAGTGGAAGTCAAAAACCTGAACTCCTTCCGCGCGGTGGAGGACGCGATTGCGTATGAAATTGACCGGCAGCAAGCCGTGCTCCTCGGCGGTGGCAAAATCATTCAGGAAACCCGCGGCTGGGATGAAAATAAAAAAGAAACGTTCAGTCAGCGTATTAAAGAAGAGGCGCATGACTACCGCTATTTTCCGGAGCCGGATCTGCCGCAGTTGGTGATGAGCGAAAGCGGCATTGATGTTGTGGCGCTGAAAAAAGAAATTCCCGAGCTCCCGATGGCGAAGCGCGATCGGTTTATGGCCGAGTACGCGTTGTTGCACGACCAGGCGGATGCGTTGGTCGCGGAGCGCGCAAACGCCGATTATTTTGAGCAAGCCGTGTCCGAGCTTGAAACGGAAGAGGGCGGTAAACGCAGTGAGGCGGTAAAACTGCTATACAACTATTTCTCCAGCGACTTCTGGGGACTCTTGAAAGAGTTGGGCATTCCGCTCGCGGCGTCAAAAATCACGCCGGAAAACTTTGCTGATCTCATTATGCTTCTCGCGACAAACAAGATCTCCAGCCGTTCGGCGAAAGATTTGCTGCGCAAGATGAACGAAACCGGATCTGACCCGCGGGAACTCGTAAAAACCGGTGGACTTGAACAAATTTCCGACACTGCCTCTCTTGAACCCATCGCGCAAAAAGTGATGGAAGAAAATCCGAAAGTGGTAGCGGACTACAAAAAAGGCAAAACCGCGGCGATCCAGTCGCTCATCGGCAAAACCATCGGCGCGACCAGCGGTAAAGCAAACCCTAGCGTGGTCAAGGAAATCTTTGAGCGGCTGTTAAAATAATTGTGTATGAATAGAAATATGCTGCGGTTGTTTATTGTCATTGGGATTTTTCTTTCCATCCCCGCATATTCCGCATCTGCCCAAACCTAGAGCGCGCAAACGTCGGGGACTTCCGACAGCCTTAGCGGCGTTTCATTTGTGAATTCGACAACGGGGTGGGTAGTGAGTAATGTTGCGACCATTTTTGCAACGACAGACGGCGGCTCAACATGGACTGCGCAGACATCAGGCACGTCAAATCCGCTCCTCGATGTACACTTCGTGAATTCTACGACCGGTTGGGCGGTGGGCGCGAATGGAGAGGTTCGTGTGACAACGAATGGCGGTTCAACTTGGAGTGGACAGACATCGGGCGTTGCAATTTCTCTAAATGGAGTTTTCTTTACAGACGCGTCGAATGGTTGGGCGGTAGGCGCGAGCGGCGTAATCCGCGCGACAACCAACGGCGGCTCCACTTGGAGTGGGCAAACCTCTGGCACTGCTGAGATTTTGAACGACGTTTATTTCGCTGATGCAAATAACGGCTGGGCGGTCGGAAATAGCGGCACGATTCTCACAACAACTAACGGCGGCTCCACTTGGAGTGCGCAAATTTCAGGAACCACCGACGGACTTTATGGTGTGTCATTTGTAAGTGCTTCAATCGGCTGGGCGGTTGGTGGTGATTCAAGGGGCGGGACGCAGGCAATTCTAAAAACGACAAATGGCGGTTCCACCTGGACGGCGCAAACCGGCACCACCGATGAGTTGATAGGTGTTGCATTTGTGGATTCAAATACCGGCTGGGTCGTGAGTAATACACCGGCGATTCTTGCGACGACCAATGGCGGTTCCACATGGGCGACGCAGGCGCCTGGCACCGCGAATGCCCTCGATGCTGTTTCGTTTATTGACGCAACGACCGGTTGGGCAGTGGGTGATGCCGGCACCATCCTGAAATTCACCGGCGCCGCGGGATCGTCATCAACTGGTAATCCCCGCGCCCCGCTTTCATTTATCGAACAACAGCGTCGTCTTGCCCTTCACCTCACCCCAAACACCCCTTCTGCCGCGCGCGTGCTTCCGCTCACATGCTCCAACGGCGATTGCCCGCTTGATATTGAATTCACATATGATCCG
This sequence is a window from bacterium. Protein-coding genes within it:
- the gatB gene encoding Asp-tRNA(Asn)/Glu-tRNA(Gln) amidotransferase subunit GatB, with product MDYIPTIGLEIHAELKTRTKMFCHSLNDPLETKPNVNICPVCTGQPGTLPTINKRAIELMVKIGLALDGKIAERTKFDRKNYFYPDLPKGYQISQYDQPIVSGGNLLGVRITRVHLEEDAGRLLHSEGGPESSSGRPASLVDYNRAGLPLMELVTEPDITNAKQASEFAKELQRILRYLDASDADMEKGQMRVEANISIRPNGTEKLGTKVEVKNLNSFRAVEDAIAYEIDRQQAVLLGGGKIIQETRGWDENKKETFSQRIKEEAHDYRYFPEPDLPQLVMSESGIDVVALKKEIPELPMAKRDRFMAEYALLHDQADALVAERANADYFEQAVSELETEEGGKRSEAVKLLYNYFSSDFWGLLKELGIPLAASKITPENFADLIMLLATNKISSRSAKDLLRKMNETGSDPRELVKTGGLEQISDTASLEPIAQKVMEENPKVVADYKKGKTAAIQSLIGKTIGATSGKANPSVVKEIFERLLK
- a CDS encoding YCF48-related protein, giving the protein MNSTTGWVVSNVATIFATTDGGSTWTAQTSGTSNPLLDVHFVNSTTGWAVGANGEVRVTTNGGSTWSGQTSGVAISLNGVFFTDASNGWAVGASGVIRATTNGGSTWSGQTSGTAEILNDVYFADANNGWAVGNSGTILTTTNGGSTWSAQISGTTDGLYGVSFVSASIGWAVGGDSRGGTQAILKTTNGGSTWTAQTGTTDELIGVAFVDSNTGWVVSNTPAILATTNGGSTWATQAPGTANALDAVSFIDATTGWAVGDAGTILKFTGAAGSSSTGNPRAPLSFIEQQRRLALHLTPNTPSAARVLPLTCSNGDCPLDIEFTYDP